One segment of Solanum lycopersicum chromosome 1, SLM_r2.1 DNA contains the following:
- the LOC101258996 gene encoding aspartic proteinase 36-like — protein MAWQQFTIVLSFISLFIRYGVVSAIRISHISNVSSGFLPSPADGSLHTTMLLPLFPPKDTSRRVEISRRHVQKSPASARMSLHDDLLINGYYTTHIWIGTPPQKFALIVDTGSTVTYVPCSSCKKCGNHQDPKFQPEMSSTYQSVKCDKTCPCDLKRQQCIYERRYAEMSSSSGLLGEDVISFGNLSELGPQRAVFGCEIAETGDLYSQRADGIMGLGRGDISIVDQLVGKHVISDSFSLCYGGMDFGGGAMVLGGIKSPAHMVFTKSYFGRSPYYNIELKEIHVAGKPLKINPQVFGGKHGTILDSGTTYAYLPEAVFVAFKSAVMKELHSLKQIKGPDPSFNDICFSGAESDVSQLAKNFPPVDMVFSDGNKLTLSPENYLFQHFKVRGAYCLGIFPNGKNPTSLLGGIVVRNTLVTYDRENERIGFWKTNCSELWNRLNPPPPSPSPSTPVFSGLDNPNSTAHMSPSPAPSGPPGYNIPGEIEIGLVTFYLSLSVNYSELKLRIPELAHSIAQELDVNVSQVRLMNFSAKGNDSLTKWGIFPAGSSDRMPNATAMEIIARLAEHHPHLKDSFGSYKLFDWGIESPPKRKHWPRNYLALVVPFLVVLIVGLSAPIGWLIWRRRQEQALPYEQVGSVETVTREQELQPLK, from the exons CCATTGTCCTATCGTTTATCTCTCTGTTCATACGTTACGGTGTCGTTTCCGCTATCCGAATTTCTCATATTTCCAATGTCAGCTCCGGTTTCCTCCCGTCGCCGGCCGACGGAAGTCTTCACACAACCATGTTACTTCCGCTTTTTCCTCCGAAAGACACTTCTCGCCGTGTTGAAATCTCCCGTCGGCACGTCCAGAAAAGCCCTGCCAGTGCTCGCATGTCTCTCCATGATGATCTCCTTATCAACGG ATACTATACGACTCATATTTGGATTGGAACACCACCGCAGAAGTTTGCTCTTATTGTTGATACAGGGAGTACTGTTACTTATGTTCCTTGCTCTTCATGTAAAAAGTGTGGCAACCATCAG GATCCTAAGTTTCAGCCGGAAATGTCAAGCACTTATCAATCTGTGAAATGTGATAAGACTTGTCCCTGTGACCTTAAGAGGCAGCAATGTATTTATGAGAGACGGTACGCCGAGATGAGTTCAAGTTCCGGGTTGCTTGGAGAGGACGTCATATCTTTTGGAAATCTAAGTGAGCTTGGACCACAACGAGCTGTTTTTGGATGTGAAATTGCGGAAACTGGTGATCTTTACAGCCAACGTGCTGATGGAATAATGGGCTTGGGTCGAGGGGATATCAGTATAGTTGATCAACTTGTTGGAAAACATGTAATCAGTGATTCTTTCTCCTTGTGCTATGGAGGTATGGATTTTGGTGGTGGGGCGATGGTTCTTGGTGGAATAAAATCCCCTGCTCACATGGTCTTTACCAAATCATATTTTGGTCGCAG CCCGTACTACAATATTGAACTGAAGGAGATACACGTAGCTGGGAAGCCGCTGAAAATAAATCCTCAGGTTTTTGGTGGAAAACATGGGACTATTCTTGATAGTGGTACCACCTATGCTTACCTTCCAGAAGCAGTATTTGTAGCTTTCAAGAGTGCT GTAATGAAAGAGCTTCATTCTCTAAAACAGATAAAAGGGCCTGATCCTAGTTTTAATGATATCTGCTTTTCAGGGGCTGAAAG CGACGTGTCACAGCTCGCAAAGAACTTTCCGCCTGTTGATATGGTTTTCAGTGATGGAAATAAACTAACTCTCTCTCCTGAAAACTACTTGTTCCAG CATTTCAAAGTACGTGGTGCTTATTGCCTAGGAATTTTCCCGAATGGAAAGAATCCAACTAGTCTTCTTGGAG GAATCGTTGTTCGCAACACTCTTGTAACTTATGACCGTGAAAATGAAAGAATTGGTTTTTGGAAAACTAATTGTTCCGAGTTATGGAACAGACTGAATCCTCCACCTCCATCTCCATCTCCATCTACACCAGTGTTTTCAGGCTTGGATAACCCAAACTCTACTGCACATATGTCTCCTTCACCAGCTCCTAGTGGACCTCCTGGGTACAATATACCTG GGGAGATTGAAATTGGGCTCGTTACATTTTACTTGTCACTAAGTGTCAACTACTCAGAGTTGAAGCTACGGATACCAGAACTTGCCCATTCCATTGCCCAAGAGTTGGATGTTAATGTTTCACAG GTTCGCTTAATGAACTTTTCAGCGAAGGGAAATGATTCCCTCACTAAATGGGGCATCTTTCCGGCAGGATCTTCAGACCGTATGCCAAATGCCACTGCAATG GAAATAATAGCTAGGTTGGCTGAACATCATCCTCATCTAAAGGATTCCTTTGGAAGTTATAAATTGTTCGACTGGGGCATTGAATCTCCACCAAAAAG gAAGCATTGGCCGCGAAATTACTTGGCCCTAGTAGTACCATTTTTAGTTGTTTTAATAGTTGGACTATCagctcctattggatggttaaTTTGGAGGCGAAGGCAAGAACAGGCTCTTCCTTATGAACAGGTTGGAAGTGTTGAAACTGTTACTCGCGAGCAAGAACTACAGCCACTTAAATGA